The bacterium DNA segment CAGCAGCGACGCCCCGCAGGAGCCTACCGCCAGGGAAAGGCCGGCGTCGGCGTTGCCCCGCAAGGAGGAAATCCCGGCCCGGCTCAGTTTCTGCGCCGTTGTCTTGGGGCCGATCGTCTCCAGGAGCCGGACGGCGGGAAGATTGAGGGACCGCCGCAGGGCATCGGCGGCGCCGACCGCTCCCTGAAACGTCCGATCGTAATTTTCCGGCCGGTAACGGCCGTGGTCCATGGGCGAGTCTTCAAGGAGGGTGTCCGGGGAGCAGATTCCCCGTTCGAAAGCCAGGCAGTAGATGAAAGGTTTGAGGGTCGAACCCGGCGACCGCCGCGCCGCCGCGCAGTTGACCTGCCCCCATCTCGGTTCCGTCCAATCGGGCGAGCCCACCAGCGCTCGGATTTCTCCCGAGGGCACATGGAGGATGACCACGGCCATGGACTCGGCTCCCCGTCGGCGCGCTTCCGGGAAGAAAGAGTCGGTCACGGTTTCGGCCAACGCCTGCAGACGGGGATCGAGAGTGGAGTCCGCTTCCCGAGCCGCGCCGATATTAGCCAGAACCAAGTCGCAGAAATGAGGGGCTTGAAAAGGATAAGCCCGGAGTTTTTCCGGGACCGGCTCTTTTTTCGCCCGTGCCGACTCTTCGGGGGAAATCATTCCCAGCGCCGCCATGCGGTCCAGGATCTTGTCGCGGGCCCGCCGGGCTTCGCGGGGATGGCGATCGGGGCGCAGCCGCTCGGGCAGGCGGGGGAGGGCCGCCAGAAGAGCGGCTTCGGGGAGGGAGAGATGGGCGGGAGTCCGGCCGAAATAACGCAGCGAAGCGGCGCCGACCCCGATCAGGTTGCCGCCGAAAGGCGCCCGGTTGAGGTACTGTTCGAGGATGTCGGATTTGGACATTATCCGCTCGATCTGCAGCGCCCGGAACCCCTCGCTGAGTTTGGCCCCCAGGCCGCGGCCCCGCCGTTCCGTGGCCAGTTTTACCACCAGGGTGGTGATGGTCGAAGCCCCGGAGACAATCCGCATCCGTCGGAGATTGGTGGCAGCCGCCCGCCCCACCGCCGCCGGATCGATTCCGGGGTGGGAAAAAAAACGCCTATCTTCGCCCGCCAC contains these protein-coding regions:
- the pbpC gene encoding penicillin-binding protein 1C, with protein sequence MRRRLRVLGIGIGTAAAAAAVIGAAVRFVPPPRGLLGPYPAAVVIRDGDGGIIRIRTGPGDVVCLPVSIEEIGPWLAPAFVAGEDRRFFSHPGIDPAAVGRAAATNLRRMRIVSGASTITTLVVKLATERRGRGLGAKLSEGFRALQIERIMSKSDILEQYLNRAPFGGNLIGVGAASLRYFGRTPAHLSLPEAALLAALPRLPERLRPDRHPREARRARDKILDRMAALGMISPEESARAKKEPVPEKLRAYPFQAPHFCDLVLANIGAAREADSTLDPRLQALAETVTDSFFPEARRRGAESMAVVILHVPSGEIRALVGSPDWTEPRWGQVNCAAARRSPGSTLKPFIYCLAFERGICSPDTLLEDSPMDHGRYRPENYDRTFQGAVGAADALRRSLNLPAVRLLETIGPKTTAQKLSRAGISSLRGNADAGLSLAVGSCGASLLELAEACSVLARDGLHLPRRTIKGGEDALGERLFGSEAVFLVNDILSEGSRTRALLPATAPEHIPRFAWKTGTSNGHRDAWTLAWNPEYVVGVWAGDPAGGDNPDLAGIDIAPVAATIFVRLYPGGSGPWYRRPENCVAVSVCPVTGLLPGPDCPGRKLSLIIRGVSPLRRCRGEHYRPSAERTEPGPRISEPAEGDVLRLVEGIPGSADSVPLRATGGEGEKLYWFVDGTPLGTTAPEEPLRWRPVPGRHRISCSDSRGYADRVSVTVESPAG